A part of Deltaproteobacteria bacterium genomic DNA contains:
- the dusB gene encoding tRNA dihydrouridine synthase DusB yields MAPVQIGPYTLPNRWILAPMAAVSEMPFRRIALELGAGLAPTELVSAQGLFRLSARTLRYLRHDPKIENPYPVQIFGGEPDAMAKAAVVAKEKGAHIIDINMGCPVPKVTRNSAGSALLCDPPRAGEIVRAIRDACSLPVTVKIRSGWDSKSVNCVTVAQELERAGAAAVALHARTRAQGYTGKADWSLIRAVKQAVSIPVIGNGDVTSVALAHRMIEETGCDAVMIGRGALGYPWIFRELLGGPKPTPAERAQLVVRHFDEHLAFVSEGRDPNERAAVHSFRRHLGWYTHGLRGASFFRSNVNKLEKPDEVREAVRAFFSQAEPDQNPVQDDQELDYRAAYG; encoded by the coding sequence ATGGCTCCCGTGCAGATTGGCCCGTACACGCTCCCGAATCGCTGGATCCTCGCGCCCATGGCCGCGGTCAGCGAGATGCCGTTCCGGCGCATCGCGCTCGAGCTCGGCGCTGGCCTCGCGCCGACCGAGCTGGTGAGCGCGCAGGGTCTGTTCCGGCTGTCGGCGCGCACCCTGCGGTATTTGCGGCACGATCCGAAGATCGAGAACCCCTATCCGGTGCAGATCTTCGGCGGCGAGCCCGACGCGATGGCCAAGGCGGCCGTCGTGGCGAAAGAGAAGGGCGCGCACATCATCGACATCAACATGGGCTGCCCGGTGCCCAAGGTGACGCGGAATTCGGCTGGATCTGCGCTGCTTTGCGACCCACCCCGCGCCGGCGAGATCGTCCGCGCCATCCGCGACGCCTGCAGCCTGCCCGTGACCGTGAAGATCCGCAGCGGCTGGGACAGCAAGAGCGTGAATTGCGTGACCGTGGCCCAGGAGCTCGAGCGCGCAGGCGCAGCAGCGGTCGCGTTGCACGCGCGCACGCGGGCCCAGGGCTACACCGGCAAGGCCGACTGGAGCCTGATCCGCGCGGTGAAGCAGGCGGTGTCGATCCCGGTCATTGGCAACGGCGACGTGACCAGCGTGGCGCTCGCGCACCGGATGATCGAAGAGACCGGCTGCGACGCGGTGATGATCGGCCGCGGCGCGCTCGGCTATCCGTGGATCTTCCGCGAGCTGCTCGGCGGCCCCAAGCCGACGCCGGCCGAGCGCGCGCAGCTCGTGGTGCGCCACTTCGACGAGCACCTCGCCTTCGTGAGCGAGGGCCGCGATCCCAACGAGCGCGCAGCGGTGCACAGCTTCCGACGGCACCTGGGCTGGTACACGCACGGTCTCCGCGGGGCGAGCTTCTTCCGCAGCAACGTGAACAAGCTCGAGAAGCCGGACGAAGTCCGCGAGGCGGTGCGCGCGTTCTTCAGCCAGGCCGAGCCCGACC